In Paenibacillus sp. 1781tsa1, one DNA window encodes the following:
- a CDS encoding sugar phosphate nucleotidyltransferase, with amino-acid sequence MRSILLSGGSGKRLWPLSNDSRSKQFLKVLHGPEGSPESMVQRVWRQLNHAGLASQALIATSLPQVEILTSQLGDDVRLVVEPERRDTFPAIALAASYLYSVESVSLNETIAVLPVDPFVEKEFFEVLATLPEMLDKSGADLALMGVVPTYPSEKYGYIIPQSLSSSENNNEYVNVAKFQEKPCESDAVLMMEQAALWNCGVFAFKLGYLINLLIEMELPIQYDEMLKQYGRLNKISFDYQVVEKANQIIAIPYNGFWKDLGTWNTLTEEMGTSVVGKGWITGDSLNTHLVNELNIPVAILGLSDVVVAVSPDGILVSDKEASPRIKEILKNEDQRPMYEERRWGCYRVLDYTRNEAGGEVLTKRICISAGKNLSYQYHLLRNEVWTVVSGTGELILDGQSRMIGQGDTVVIDRSMLHSVRAVTELEIIEVQIGSQLIEEDIVRVSTEWQDIVQTYVKHA; translated from the coding sequence ATGAGAAGTATTCTGTTATCCGGTGGTTCTGGCAAACGTCTCTGGCCGTTATCCAATGATTCCAGATCCAAGCAGTTTCTTAAAGTGCTCCATGGGCCGGAGGGGAGTCCGGAATCCATGGTACAGCGGGTATGGCGACAGCTGAATCATGCCGGACTTGCATCACAGGCCCTGATCGCAACCAGTTTGCCGCAGGTAGAGATTCTGACTTCTCAGTTGGGAGATGATGTGAGACTGGTCGTGGAGCCCGAACGCAGAGATACGTTTCCTGCTATTGCGCTGGCGGCCTCCTATCTGTATTCCGTAGAGAGTGTGAGTTTGAATGAGACGATTGCAGTATTGCCGGTAGATCCTTTTGTTGAAAAAGAATTCTTCGAAGTGCTGGCAACCTTGCCGGAGATGCTCGATAAGTCAGGTGCCGATCTGGCCTTAATGGGAGTTGTGCCGACCTATCCGTCAGAGAAGTACGGATACATCATTCCGCAATCCCTATCTTCCAGTGAAAATAACAATGAATACGTGAATGTAGCGAAGTTCCAGGAGAAACCCTGCGAATCCGATGCGGTCCTTATGATGGAGCAGGCCGCATTATGGAATTGCGGGGTTTTTGCTTTTAAGCTGGGTTATTTGATCAATCTGCTGATTGAGATGGAACTACCGATCCAGTATGACGAGATGCTGAAGCAATACGGAAGATTGAACAAGATCAGCTTTGATTACCAGGTTGTCGAGAAGGCGAATCAGATTATCGCCATTCCTTATAACGGATTTTGGAAAGATTTAGGCACATGGAACACACTCACGGAAGAAATGGGAACTTCGGTGGTAGGAAAAGGGTGGATTACAGGAGATTCCCTGAACACACACCTGGTCAATGAACTGAACATTCCGGTTGCTATATTGGGCTTGTCGGATGTGGTGGTGGCCGTAAGTCCGGATGGCATTCTGGTCAGTGACAAAGAGGCGAGTCCACGCATCAAGGAAATCTTGAAGAACGAGGATCAACGCCCCATGTATGAGGAGCGTAGGTGGGGTTGCTACCGGGTTCTGGATTATACAAGAAATGAAGCTGGCGGTGAGGTTCTCACCAAACGAATCTGCATCAGTGCCGGGAAAAACCTGAGTTATCAATACCATTTGCTCCGCAATGAGGTGTGGACGGTTGTATCGGGAACAGGGGAATTGATTCTGGATGGTCAGAGCCGAATGATCGGGCAGGGAGATACGGTGGTCATTGACCGGAGTATGCTTCATTCCGTCAGAGCCGTTACGGAACTGGAGATCATCGAAGTGCAGATCGGCAGCCAGCTGATCGAGGAAGATATCGTTAGAGTGTCTACCGAATGGCAGGACATTGTTCAGACATATGTGAAGCACGCGTAA
- a CDS encoding UDP-glucose/GDP-mannose dehydrogenase family protein, which translates to MNITVIGTGYVGLVSGVCFSELGNSVICVDNNVEKVNLLTDGHVPIYEPGLKDIMNANMKAGRLSFTTNIQDAISRSDIIIIAVGTPSLPNGEANLSYIELVAREIGSHMDNYKIIMTKSTVPVGTNDRIQEWISSLTNHPFDMASVPEFLREGTAVQDTLYPDRIVIGTHSDRAVATLKELHQPLTDQIIVTDIRSAEMIKYASNAFLATKISFINEISNICEKVGADVTRVAEGMGYDRRIGASFLKAGIGYGGSCFPKDTQALIQIAGNVDYDFKLLKSVVEVNKDQRFNVIRKLEDALGSLEGKEIAIWGLAFKPDTDDVRDAPAIEIIQRLLEQGAVIRAYDPIATENFRKEVDSPSITWEDRAMNAAEGADALCVLTEWKEFVEVNLTDLAAHMNQPILIDGRNIYGEEQIQGTSFQYYSVGRPGLTNIDGRKTAVI; encoded by the coding sequence ATGAATATAACGGTGATTGGCACAGGGTATGTGGGTTTGGTATCGGGCGTATGTTTTTCGGAACTGGGAAATAGCGTGATCTGTGTCGACAATAATGTGGAAAAAGTAAATTTGTTGACGGATGGTCACGTCCCGATCTATGAACCGGGTCTCAAGGACATTATGAATGCCAATATGAAAGCGGGAAGGCTGTCCTTCACGACGAACATTCAGGATGCCATCAGTCGTTCGGATATTATTATCATCGCTGTAGGAACACCATCCCTGCCTAATGGCGAAGCGAATCTGAGTTATATTGAGCTTGTTGCACGAGAAATTGGTTCTCATATGGATAATTATAAAATAATAATGACTAAAAGCACTGTTCCTGTCGGAACTAACGATCGTATTCAGGAATGGATCAGCAGTTTGACGAATCATCCATTTGACATGGCATCGGTACCAGAGTTCCTACGGGAAGGTACCGCTGTGCAGGACACACTGTATCCTGACCGGATAGTCATTGGCACACATAGTGATCGGGCTGTTGCCACGTTGAAAGAGCTGCATCAGCCATTAACCGATCAGATTATTGTTACGGATATTCGCTCAGCCGAAATGATTAAATATGCATCCAACGCTTTTCTGGCAACCAAGATCTCTTTTATCAACGAAATCTCTAACATTTGCGAAAAAGTAGGAGCCGATGTTACCCGGGTTGCCGAAGGCATGGGCTATGACAGACGAATCGGTGCTTCCTTTCTCAAGGCAGGCATTGGTTACGGAGGTTCCTGTTTCCCTAAGGATACACAAGCTCTGATTCAAATTGCAGGTAATGTAGATTATGACTTCAAACTGCTGAAGTCCGTGGTGGAAGTGAACAAGGATCAACGCTTCAACGTCATTCGCAAACTGGAAGACGCGTTGGGCTCACTCGAAGGGAAGGAGATCGCGATCTGGGGGCTCGCCTTCAAGCCGGATACCGATGATGTTCGTGATGCTCCGGCGATTGAGATCATTCAGCGTTTGCTTGAGCAAGGAGCAGTGATTCGGGCGTATGACCCCATCGCTACCGAGAACTTCCGCAAAGAGGTGGATTCCCCATCCATTACGTGGGAGGATCGTGCCATGAACGCGGCGGAAGGCGCTGATGCACTCTGTGTTCTGACCGAATGGAAAGAGTTCGTGGAGGTTAATCTGACCGATTTGGCAGCGCATATGAATCAGCCCATTCTGATTGATGGAAGAAATATCTACGGAGAAGAACAGATTCAAGGCACATCCTTTCAATACTACTCCGTCGGTCGTCCAGGTCTAACCAATATCGATGGAAGAAAAACGGCAGTCATCTGA
- a CDS encoding VanZ family protein, whose protein sequence is MKVVKIKMMEEGSGRTRQKHVRRTYGFLIALLLIVIWILIIWSMSTQSSQQQDIQPWLHKWSQKLHIGFTLPDVQFTYGEYEYSLKQRPYDFAEFVFRKSAHLFVYAVLAVLVYGGLRYRRTSLVTSIVSALAVVFVIASIDEYIQQFSPDRTSSIRDVGVDLLGCCYGIAIYAGLQSMIRRIRKGKRNSIHSK, encoded by the coding sequence ATGAAAGTGGTGAAGATCAAAATGATGGAGGAGGGCTCCGGGCGCACGAGACAAAAGCATGTACGAAGAACGTACGGATTTCTCATTGCTCTGCTGTTGATTGTGATCTGGATTCTGATCATCTGGTCCATGTCAACGCAATCCTCTCAACAGCAAGACATTCAGCCTTGGCTTCATAAATGGTCTCAAAAATTGCACATCGGTTTTACGCTTCCCGATGTGCAATTCACTTATGGGGAGTATGAGTATTCGCTGAAGCAGAGGCCGTATGATTTTGCAGAGTTCGTCTTTCGCAAGAGTGCGCACTTATTTGTATATGCTGTGCTCGCCGTGCTTGTGTACGGCGGGCTGCGGTACAGAAGAACATCCCTTGTGACCAGTATCGTTTCTGCTCTGGCTGTGGTGTTTGTCATAGCCTCCATTGATGAGTATATTCAGCAGTTCAGCCCGGACCGGACAAGCTCAATACGTGATGTTGGAGTGGACTTGCTCGGCTGCTGCTATGGGATTGCCATATATGCAGGACTTCAGTCCATGATCCGAAGGATCAGAAAGGGAAAACGTAATTCCATTCACAGCAAGTGA
- a CDS encoding lipopolysaccharide biosynthesis protein, which produces MAQVALRKVFRGNGLMSAIFQTSGTNLLVMTLTMLSSILTSRMFGVEGKGAFSAILFWPALLTGLVGFGLPTSIIYNIKQSATEKSAQYVRLSFLFQVPVCIIIGIVAWFGLPFWLSSFPPEVVQISRWYTIATVPVLIVINLISALSQSREKFAVYNGIRLMIPLFNVGGLFVLWGLGMLSIQLAAAIYFVTSFSVVTWAIYANRNELRLRWFKDRVDRSSAKKLFGYGSKVYGVELLGTLYTQFDKIIILALLTPRDFGLYSVVFALSRIYNAVQTAISNVVFPKVTGLPQEQIIRTVGRAFRISLIVMMIIVIPTMFVGNYLMGLLFGSEFLEASVAFYILAVECIIGGGSWILASAFNALGRPGLVMIRQLIALSVTVALFFVFTPLWGLNGIAIALLIGSIVRMVVTVAAMKIVFKVKFAGMFYDKEDLPFLYERLNKKRRRVTQGGDGDAGH; this is translated from the coding sequence ATGGCGCAAGTTGCACTTCGCAAAGTATTCAGAGGAAACGGCTTAATGAGTGCCATATTTCAGACAAGCGGAACCAACCTGCTGGTCATGACACTGACGATGCTGTCTTCCATTTTGACGTCACGCATGTTCGGCGTAGAAGGAAAGGGAGCATTCTCGGCCATTCTGTTCTGGCCTGCGCTCTTAACCGGATTGGTCGGATTTGGACTACCCACTTCTATCATTTATAACATCAAACAGAGCGCAACCGAGAAGAGTGCGCAGTATGTTCGATTAAGCTTTCTTTTTCAAGTTCCAGTGTGCATCATCATTGGTATTGTGGCCTGGTTTGGATTACCTTTCTGGCTCTCCAGCTTTCCGCCGGAGGTTGTGCAGATATCCAGATGGTATACGATTGCTACGGTTCCTGTACTTATTGTCATCAATCTCATATCAGCCCTCTCGCAGAGTCGGGAGAAATTTGCTGTATATAATGGCATCCGGTTAATGATCCCCCTGTTTAATGTAGGTGGGCTTTTTGTGTTATGGGGCCTGGGCATGCTGAGCATTCAGCTCGCGGCTGCCATCTATTTTGTAACCAGCTTCTCCGTGGTGACGTGGGCCATCTATGCCAACCGTAATGAATTGAGACTGAGATGGTTCAAGGATCGGGTGGACCGGAGTTCAGCCAAGAAGCTTTTTGGTTATGGCAGCAAGGTGTATGGCGTTGAATTGTTAGGAACGCTGTATACCCAGTTCGATAAAATCATTATTTTGGCTTTGCTCACCCCGCGTGATTTTGGGCTGTATTCTGTCGTATTTGCCTTATCCCGAATCTATAATGCCGTTCAGACGGCGATTAGCAATGTTGTTTTTCCGAAAGTGACCGGATTGCCTCAAGAGCAGATTATTCGCACGGTTGGCAGGGCCTTCCGCATCTCGCTCATAGTCATGATGATCATTGTAATCCCTACCATGTTTGTGGGGAACTACCTGATGGGTCTTCTGTTTGGCTCCGAATTCCTGGAAGCGAGCGTCGCATTTTATATTTTGGCTGTGGAATGCATCATTGGTGGTGGTTCATGGATTCTGGCATCCGCATTTAATGCACTTGGTCGACCAGGGCTTGTGATGATCAGACAGCTCATTGCACTCTCGGTGACGGTGGCCTTGTTCTTCGTGTTCACTCCGCTATGGGGGCTCAACGGAATTGCGATTGCTTTATTGATCGGCTCCATTGTACGAATGGTAGTTACTGTGGCCGCGATGAAGATTGTTTTTAAGGTGAAGTTTGCGGGCATGTTCTATGACAAGGAAGATCTACCGTTTCTCTATGAACGGTTAAACAAAAAAAGAAGAAGAGTCACCCAAGGAGGAGATGGAGATGCTGGGCACTAA
- a CDS encoding LCP family protein: MRRGIKIILGAISLVAVVMIGYSVYLYLHVKSAADQMYEPREPIKQVSIVDQRGGGDFPVDMENEEPFNALILGVDERSNDRGRSDTMIVLSVNPAKQSALMFNIPRDTRTNIVGHGTEDKINHAYAFGGVNMSVQTVEQLLDVPIHYYMKVNMEGFAQVIDMVGGVDVNNPFAFDYEGYRFEQGNIHLDGAAALGFSRMRYDDPKGDLGRNDRQREIIKQVLKNTVQVSNVLQLETLLDEVSAHVRTDVTFDEMKQMFSNYRPVLNHIESVEIKGTGKKIDGVYYYIVEQSERDRIHQMIEEHSK, encoded by the coding sequence ATGAGACGCGGGATCAAAATTATATTAGGGGCCATATCCCTTGTTGCAGTCGTCATGATTGGATATTCGGTGTATCTGTATCTGCATGTTAAATCTGCGGCGGATCAAATGTATGAACCCCGGGAACCCATCAAGCAGGTATCTATTGTTGACCAGCGGGGTGGGGGAGATTTCCCTGTGGACATGGAGAATGAAGAACCTTTTAATGCTTTGATCCTGGGTGTGGATGAACGTTCCAATGATCGGGGGCGCTCCGACACCATGATTGTATTAAGTGTTAATCCTGCGAAACAATCCGCACTTATGTTTAACATCCCCCGAGATACCAGAACGAATATTGTTGGTCACGGCACGGAGGATAAGATCAACCATGCCTATGCTTTTGGGGGCGTTAACATGTCTGTGCAAACGGTGGAACAATTACTTGACGTTCCCATACATTACTACATGAAAGTGAATATGGAGGGCTTTGCACAGGTCATCGACATGGTGGGTGGAGTGGATGTGAATAACCCGTTTGCATTTGACTATGAAGGTTATCGGTTCGAGCAAGGAAATATTCATCTGGATGGTGCAGCAGCTTTGGGATTTTCGCGAATGCGTTATGATGATCCGAAGGGGGATCTCGGGCGGAATGACCGTCAGCGGGAGATTATCAAACAAGTGCTGAAGAATACGGTTCAGGTATCCAACGTGTTGCAACTGGAGACGTTGCTGGATGAAGTAAGTGCTCACGTGAGAACTGACGTTACCTTTGATGAAATGAAGCAGATGTTCTCCAATTACCGCCCGGTGCTGAATCATATCGAGTCTGTTGAGATCAAAGGCACGGGCAAGAAAATAGACGGAGTGTATTACTATATCGTGGAACAGTCAGAGCGAGACAGGATACATCAGATGATTGAAGAACATTCAAAATGA
- a CDS encoding polysaccharide pyruvyl transferase family protein, whose product MLGTNNIHPMEELKGQLRQILKVIPPRTEIYYLDYPVHSNGGDLLIMKGTEAFFRDNDIHVRARYSILDCPLSLKVPEGITIVLHGGGNFGDLYPAHQKLRERMIAQHPNHRIVILPQTMFYKSDIELKKTAQVFNRHKDVHFFVRDTLSYEIASKEFQQTNVYLSPDMAHQLWPLKSKSKPTAEMLYFFRKDIEKTQNQVHYESVSGPKATFKDWETLYNRVDRKIIRMITSRLKSGKGSSFARWLWYKYSDRMVHTAIKEFNKYQTITTSRLHGHILACLLDQPNILLDNSYGKNSNYYAAWTKSNPAGRLESNQTSTYTKQTETGKGASSVVLSDGAAL is encoded by the coding sequence ATGCTGGGCACTAACAATATTCATCCAATGGAAGAGTTGAAGGGACAGTTACGTCAGATTTTGAAGGTCATTCCACCGCGTACCGAAATCTATTATTTGGATTACCCGGTGCATAGCAATGGTGGCGACTTGTTGATTATGAAAGGTACTGAGGCTTTCTTCCGGGACAATGATATTCATGTACGTGCCAGATACAGCATTCTGGATTGCCCTTTGTCTCTCAAGGTACCGGAAGGTATCACGATTGTGTTGCATGGGGGAGGTAACTTTGGTGATCTGTACCCTGCGCATCAGAAATTGAGAGAACGAATGATTGCCCAGCATCCGAATCATCGGATCGTCATTCTGCCTCAGACGATGTTTTACAAAAGTGATATTGAATTGAAAAAGACAGCCCAAGTATTCAATCGTCATAAGGATGTGCACTTTTTTGTCCGGGATACCTTATCTTATGAGATAGCCAGTAAAGAATTTCAACAAACAAATGTCTATCTGTCTCCGGATATGGCACATCAATTGTGGCCTTTGAAGTCCAAGAGCAAGCCCACTGCAGAGATGTTGTATTTCTTCCGTAAAGACATTGAGAAAACTCAGAATCAGGTGCATTACGAATCCGTCAGTGGACCTAAGGCCACGTTTAAAGACTGGGAGACATTGTACAACCGGGTTGACCGGAAGATCATTCGCATGATTACATCCCGGTTGAAGTCAGGGAAAGGTAGCTCTTTCGCCCGCTGGTTGTGGTACAAATACTCTGATCGGATGGTACATACGGCCATTAAGGAATTCAATAAATACCAAACCATTACGACATCCCGTCTGCATGGACATATTCTGGCCTGTCTCCTGGATCAACCGAACATCCTGCTGGATAATTCATATGGCAAGAACTCGAATTATTATGCAGCCTGGACCAAGAGTAACCCAGCAGGCAGACTCGAATCCAATCAGACCAGCACATATACCAAGCAAACCGAGACCGGCAAGGGAGCAAGTTCGGTTGTACTGTCGGATGGTGCAGCCCTATGA